In Dyadobacter subterraneus, a single genomic region encodes these proteins:
- a CDS encoding YceI family protein — protein MNSLKSFAASVAVSLFAFTAVNAADGKVKATNLKVDVAKSELIWTGKKVTGEHTGKISLKEGTVIMDGTKLSGGKFIADLTTITNTDLTDKEYNGKLIGHLKSDDFFGVEKHPTATFVTTKAVAKSAGVYDVTGNLTIKGITKPVTFPVTVKPTATGADITGKLVIDRSKFDIKYNSKSFFDASALGDKLVNDDFTLDIKLVAVK, from the coding sequence ATGAATTCTCTAAAATCGTTTGCTGCTTCTGTTGCAGTTTCTTTGTTCGCATTTACAGCTGTTAATGCTGCTGACGGAAAAGTTAAAGCTACAAACCTTAAAGTTGATGTTGCTAAAAGCGAACTTATCTGGACAGGTAAAAAAGTAACTGGCGAACATACTGGTAAAATTTCTTTGAAAGAAGGTACTGTAATTATGGACGGTACTAAATTGTCTGGGGGTAAATTTATTGCAGATCTTACAACGATCACCAATACTGACCTTACAGACAAAGAATACAATGGAAAATTAATCGGTCACTTGAAATCTGACGATTTCTTTGGTGTTGAAAAACACCCAACTGCAACTTTTGTTACCACAAAAGCTGTTGCTAAAAGTGCTGGTGTTTACGACGTAACTGGTAATCTTACTATCAAAGGAATTACAAAACCTGTAACTTTCCCTGTAACTGTTAAACCAACTGCAACTGGCGCTGACATCACTGGTAAATTGGTAATTGACCGTTCTAAATTCGACATTAAATACAATTCAAAATCGTTCTTTGACGCTTCTGCACTTGGTGACAAATTGGTTAACGACGATTTTACTTTGGATATTAAATTGGTTGCAGTTAAATAA
- a CDS encoding glycoside hydrolase family 140 protein: MYKKFILLLFSLIIWHHDFAQKKQSSTSVKLQKLSVPKDSRYIMQEDGKPFFWLGDTAWELFHRLTFDEAELYLKNRAAKGFNVIQSVALAEFDGLIQPDQQGQLPLINNDPTKPNELYFQHVEKVIDKANELGLYVGFLPTWGDKFNKKWGVGPEIFTPENARIYGEYLGKKFKNKKIIWILGGDRSPENETHTKIIEAMVAGIKAAVGNEQIMSYHPSGASYSSKYFHKENWLNVNMFQSGHSERNSKNYLMIRNDYNLSPPKPTLDGEPRYEDHPINWKPEVGYFNDFDARQAAYWAVLSGACGHTYGCHDIWQFFNYDRNPPVSVAKTNWKVAVDFPGAFQVGYMKKFLESLPWTTLVPDQSIIKNDNPEDAGYQISAFSKNKDLLVAYTPYGRSFKIDLSQFTSISLNAYWFNPRDETKVKIGNIKNDAVTEFKPYAAGPGTDWILVIADSTKPWGK; the protein is encoded by the coding sequence ATGTACAAAAAATTTATTCTCCTGCTATTTTCTTTAATAATCTGGCATCATGATTTCGCCCAGAAAAAACAATCGTCAACATCTGTCAAATTACAAAAACTATCGGTACCGAAAGACAGCCGTTATATAATGCAGGAAGATGGAAAACCATTTTTCTGGCTGGGCGACACAGCCTGGGAATTATTCCACCGTTTAACTTTCGACGAAGCTGAATTATATCTTAAAAACAGGGCGGCAAAAGGATTTAATGTGATTCAAAGTGTAGCACTTGCAGAATTTGACGGACTCATTCAGCCAGACCAACAGGGACAATTGCCTTTAATCAATAACGATCCGACAAAACCGAATGAGTTGTATTTTCAACATGTTGAAAAGGTCATTGATAAGGCAAATGAGCTCGGATTGTATGTTGGATTTTTACCTACCTGGGGCGACAAATTCAATAAAAAATGGGGTGTTGGGCCAGAGATTTTCACACCTGAAAACGCAAGAATTTATGGAGAATATTTGGGCAAGAAATTTAAAAACAAAAAGATCATCTGGATTCTTGGGGGAGACAGAAGTCCTGAAAATGAAACTCATACAAAAATCATTGAAGCAATGGTTGCCGGAATAAAAGCGGCTGTCGGGAATGAGCAGATTATGAGTTATCATCCTAGTGGTGCAAGTTATTCTTCGAAATATTTTCACAAAGAAAACTGGCTGAATGTCAATATGTTCCAATCCGGCCATAGTGAAAGAAACAGTAAAAATTATTTGATGATTCGTAACGATTATAATCTTTCTCCACCAAAACCAACGCTCGATGGCGAACCACGTTACGAAGATCATCCGATTAACTGGAAACCCGAAGTGGGTTATTTCAATGATTTTGACGCCAGACAAGCGGCCTATTGGGCGGTACTTTCAGGTGCCTGCGGACATACATATGGCTGTCATGATATCTGGCAGTTTTTCAACTACGACAGAAATCCGCCGGTTTCAGTTGCCAAGACAAACTGGAAAGTTGCCGTTGATTTTCCCGGCGCCTTCCAGGTGGGCTACATGAAGAAATTTCTGGAATCTCTGCCATGGACAACACTCGTTCCGGATCAGTCCATCATTAAAAATGACAATCCGGAAGATGCTGGTTATCAAATTTCAGCCTTTTCTAAAAATAAAGATCTGCTAGTTGCTTACACGCCTTACGGCCGCAGCTTTAAAATCGACCTGAGTCAATTTACTTCTATATCATTAAATGCCTATTGGTTTAATCCAAGAGACGAGACAAAAGTTAAGATTGGAAACATCAAAAATGACGCAGTGACCGAATTTAAACCCTATGCCGCCGGTCCTGGAACCGACTGGATATTGGTGATTGCCGATTCAACAAAACCCTGGGGAAAATAA
- a CDS encoding MarR family winged helix-turn-helix transcriptional regulator: MSIETDIKQKRFRSPYQKLGLNLVFTSNWIQYQQMEIFREFDITSQQFNVLRILRGQHPNPIKVSDIAERMLDKNSNTSRLIDKLLLKKLVDRKSCPNDRRAVDVIITEEGLDLLKKLDPEVEKWEDNMTGITPEEADQISLLLDKLRNSKNNN, translated from the coding sequence ATGTCTATTGAAACCGATATAAAACAAAAAAGATTTCGAAGCCCATATCAGAAGCTGGGACTCAACCTGGTTTTTACCAGTAACTGGATCCAGTATCAGCAGATGGAGATTTTTCGGGAGTTTGATATTACTTCACAGCAATTTAATGTTTTGAGGATTTTAAGAGGGCAACATCCTAATCCGATCAAAGTAAGTGACATCGCCGAAAGGATGCTGGATAAAAATTCTAACACTTCGCGACTGATTGATAAGCTGCTTCTTAAAAAACTGGTTGACAGAAAATCCTGCCCGAATGACCGCCGCGCTGTGGATGTCATTATTACCGAAGAAGGTTTGGATTTATTAAAAAAACTGGATCCGGAAGTTGAAAAGTGGGAAGATAATATGACTGGGATCACACCGGAAGAAGCGGATCAGATCAGTTTATTGCTCGATAAATTACGTAATTCAAAAAACAACAATTAA
- a CDS encoding acetyl-CoA C-acyltransferase, whose amino-acid sequence MKEEVFILAAARTTIGSFGGSLSSVSATRLGAAAIKGALEKSKIDTTSVQEVYMGNVISSNLGQAPARQAAIFSGLSPNVICTTVNKVCASGMKAVMLGAQAIQLGDAEVVVAGGMENMSQIPYYLPKARNGYGYGNGEIIDGLVKDGLTDVYDQSAMGLCGDKTASKYSISREEQDEFAIRSYKLIADSTEKGYFKNEIIPVEIISPKGGPSVFVEEDEEFKKVKFEKIPSLKPAFSSDGTVTAANASTINDGAAALILAGSTTVLNSKLKPVARIVAYADAEQDPAWFTTTPVLATQKVLKKAGLTISDIDFFEVNEAFAVVALFFIKELGLDQERVNVFGGGVSLGHPLGASGARIITTLLSVLEQKNGRYGLAAICNGGGGASAIIVEKL is encoded by the coding sequence ATGAAAGAAGAAGTTTTTATTCTTGCTGCTGCACGCACAACGATCGGCAGTTTTGGCGGCTCGTTATCCTCCGTTTCCGCAACACGCCTTGGCGCCGCCGCGATCAAGGGAGCATTGGAAAAATCAAAAATTGACACGACTTCCGTTCAGGAAGTATATATGGGAAATGTGATTTCGTCCAATTTGGGACAGGCTCCTGCGCGCCAGGCTGCAATTTTCTCAGGATTATCTCCAAACGTAATTTGTACGACGGTTAATAAAGTTTGTGCTTCCGGCATGAAGGCGGTTATGCTTGGTGCCCAGGCTATTCAGCTGGGAGATGCAGAAGTTGTTGTGGCCGGTGGCATGGAAAATATGTCTCAGATTCCCTATTATCTGCCAAAAGCCAGAAATGGTTACGGTTATGGAAATGGAGAAATTATCGACGGTTTGGTAAAAGACGGACTTACTGACGTTTATGACCAAAGTGCGATGGGACTTTGCGGAGATAAAACCGCTTCAAAATATAGCATTAGCAGAGAAGAGCAGGACGAATTTGCGATCCGATCTTATAAATTAATTGCAGATTCAACAGAAAAGGGATATTTCAAAAACGAAATTATTCCGGTTGAAATCATTTCCCCAAAAGGCGGCCCTTCTGTTTTTGTTGAAGAAGACGAAGAATTCAAAAAGGTAAAGTTTGAAAAAATTCCATCTTTAAAACCTGCTTTTTCTTCTGATGGAACTGTTACAGCCGCCAATGCTTCGACAATTAACGATGGAGCAGCCGCATTGATTTTAGCAGGTTCAACTACCGTTTTGAATTCGAAATTAAAACCTGTTGCAAGAATTGTTGCTTATGCAGATGCCGAACAAGATCCTGCCTGGTTTACTACAACGCCGGTTTTGGCAACACAAAAAGTTTTGAAAAAAGCGGGATTGACGATTTCGGATATCGATTTTTTTGAGGTGAACGAAGCTTTTGCAGTCGTTGCCTTATTTTTTATTAAAGAACTTGGGCTGGATCAGGAAAGAGTAAATGTTTTTGGGGGAGGCGTTTCGCTTGGACACCCGCTTGGAGCGTCGGGAGCGAGAATTATCACAACATTACTTTCTGTTTTGGAACAAAAAAACGGACGCTACGGACTTGCCGCTATATGTAATGGAGGCGGGGGAGCTTCGGCTATTATTGTGGAAAAACTTTGA
- a CDS encoding SMP-30/gluconolactonase/LRE family protein, producing the protein MKLRLTSFITFLFLVLSISAFAQKTYPTLGKIIVNDPKLEKLLPKNANLEVIATGFVWCEGPVWVKNGAYLLFSDVPKNTVYKWDEKNELSVFLKPSGYTGLGEYSNEPGSNGLTIDKKGRLIFCEHGDRRISAMPLNGGGKVTLSDNFEGKRFNSPNDVLQNPANGSIYFTDPPYGLAKYEMDSSRETSYFGVYQITPKGETRLIIKDLTRPNGLAFSADGKTLFIAQSDPEKAYVMSYPVQTDGSVGKGKLFYDATPMSKSGLKGLPDGLKLDVEGNIWTSGPGGILILSPEGKLLGKIETDGELASNCAWGDDGSTLYITVDGYLCRIKTGTKGINW; encoded by the coding sequence ATGAAACTACGCCTCACATCTTTCATTACCTTCCTATTTCTGGTTTTATCAATTTCCGCTTTTGCGCAAAAAACTTATCCTACACTTGGAAAGATCATTGTAAATGACCCAAAACTGGAAAAGTTACTTCCGAAAAACGCAAACCTGGAAGTGATAGCAACGGGATTCGTGTGGTGTGAAGGTCCGGTTTGGGTGAAAAACGGCGCTTATTTACTTTTTTCAGATGTACCAAAAAATACGGTTTACAAGTGGGATGAGAAAAATGAATTATCTGTTTTTCTAAAACCTTCGGGTTATACCGGATTAGGCGAATATAGTAATGAGCCGGGAAGCAATGGTTTGACCATCGACAAAAAAGGGCGATTAATTTTCTGTGAACACGGCGACCGCCGGATCTCTGCCATGCCTTTAAATGGTGGCGGAAAAGTTACATTGTCAGATAATTTTGAAGGAAAACGATTCAACAGTCCAAACGACGTGTTACAAAACCCAGCCAACGGCAGCATTTATTTCACAGATCCGCCTTATGGTCTGGCCAAATATGAAATGGATTCCAGCCGGGAAACTTCTTATTTTGGTGTTTACCAAATTACGCCAAAAGGCGAAACCAGACTAATAATTAAAGATTTGACAAGACCAAACGGATTGGCTTTTTCCGCAGATGGCAAAACACTTTTCATCGCACAGTCAGATCCCGAAAAAGCATATGTCATGTCATATCCTGTTCAGACAGACGGATCAGTAGGAAAAGGCAAATTATTTTATGATGCAACGCCGATGAGTAAATCTGGTTTGAAGGGTTTACCTGACGGACTTAAACTTGACGTCGAAGGAAATATCTGGACTTCCGGTCCGGGTGGCATATTGATTCTATCACCTGAAGGAAAACTGCTCGGCAAAATTGAAACAGACGGAGAACTTGCATCCAACTGCGCCTGGGGCGATGACGGATCAACACTTTATATTACCGTCGATGGATATTTATGCAGAATAAAAACCGGCACGAAAGGTATCAACTGGTAA
- a CDS encoding GtrA family protein: MVDNKKSKIFNSKDLIAYFLVAGTGAVVQLLCSSLFKDWFGLTFQQSILPAYAASFVVGFALTKLFAFNARNTNQTNREMVKFLMVAVFSGFVTYIFSTGAKFISDNYFEQYNYLLPWSKKHVNVNEMACYIVGMGFSFISNYILHKTFTFKSTGFYNRLKVLIR, encoded by the coding sequence GTGGTTGATAATAAAAAGAGTAAAATCTTTAATTCCAAAGACTTAATTGCATATTTCCTTGTAGCCGGGACCGGCGCCGTTGTTCAGTTACTTTGCAGTAGTTTATTTAAAGACTGGTTTGGATTAACTTTCCAGCAATCAATTTTACCCGCTTACGCAGCTTCTTTTGTAGTCGGCTTTGCACTTACCAAATTGTTTGCCTTCAATGCCCGTAACACGAATCAAACAAACCGGGAAATGGTTAAATTTCTAATGGTTGCCGTTTTTTCAGGATTTGTAACATATATATTTTCAACGGGAGCTAAATTTATTTCTGATAATTATTTTGAGCAATATAATTACCTATTACCCTGGTCAAAAAAACATGTGAATGTTAATGAAATGGCCTGCTATATCGTGGGAATGGGTTTTAGCTTTATCAGCAATTATATTCTTCACAAAACATTTACTTTCAAAAGCACAGGTTTTTATAACCGCCTAAAAGTGCTTATCCGATAA
- a CDS encoding AMP nucleosidase, whose amino-acid sequence MTTKEQIVENWLPRYTGTAVEDFGSYILLTNFFNYVTMFAEKFGVEVKGTGRAMQTATANDITIINFGMGSPMAATVMDLLSAINPKAVLFLGKCGGLKKTQVGDLILPIAAIRGEGTSDDYMPSEIPALPSFRLQSTVSASIAKHKLDYWTGTVYTTNRRIWEHDDSFKEYLRDIRAMAIDMETATIFIVGFANSIPHGALLLVSDNPMVPEGVKTEESDKKVTTNYVTTHLEIGIESLTELARSGESVKHLRFE is encoded by the coding sequence ATGACAACGAAGGAACAAATTGTAGAAAACTGGCTTCCGCGGTATACCGGGACAGCAGTGGAAGATTTTGGAAGTTATATACTGCTTACCAATTTTTTTAATTACGTGACCATGTTCGCGGAAAAGTTTGGGGTTGAAGTGAAAGGCACAGGACGGGCAATGCAAACGGCTACCGCCAATGATATCACCATTATCAATTTTGGTATGGGAAGTCCGATGGCGGCGACGGTTATGGATTTGCTTTCTGCCATCAATCCCAAAGCTGTACTTTTTCTTGGGAAATGTGGTGGATTGAAAAAAACGCAGGTTGGAGATTTGATACTTCCCATTGCGGCCATCCGCGGAGAAGGTACGAGCGATGATTATATGCCAAGTGAAATTCCGGCACTGCCTTCTTTCCGTTTGCAAAGTACGGTTTCTGCGAGTATTGCCAAACACAAACTGGATTACTGGACGGGTACAGTTTATACAACCAACCGCCGGATCTGGGAGCATGATGACAGCTTCAAAGAATATCTTCGTGACATCCGCGCCATGGCCATTGATATGGAAACGGCTACCATTTTCATTGTTGGTTTTGCCAATTCAATTCCACACGGTGCTTTGCTTTTGGTATCTGACAACCCGATGGTTCCGGAAGGTGTTAAAACCGAGGAAAGTGATAAAAAAGTAACGACCAATTATGTCACAACGCACCTGGAAATCGGTATTGAATCCTTAACCGAACTGGCCAGATCCGGCGAATCTGTAAAACATTTGCGTTTCGAATAA
- a CDS encoding type I restriction enzyme HsdR N-terminal domain-containing protein yields MESLNLPAFEYKVKDVSGKPYIFDIIRRKFVSLTPEEWVRQHFIHLLINHYGYPKALFAIETGMKYHTLAKRTDIMILSKDSLPFLLVECKAPFIPVNDITFAQISRYNFTLQPAYLAVTNGMSHYCFKVENGQVKFLDDFPFYREWNKEEF; encoded by the coding sequence ATGGAATCATTAAATTTGCCTGCTTTCGAATATAAAGTTAAAGATGTAAGCGGGAAACCTTATATTTTTGACATTATACGAAGAAAATTTGTCTCTCTAACGCCTGAGGAATGGGTTCGGCAACATTTTATTCATTTGTTAATAAATCACTACGGATATCCCAAGGCGCTTTTTGCCATTGAAACGGGTATGAAATATCATACGCTGGCCAAAAGGACGGATATAATGATACTCTCGAAAGACAGTTTGCCTTTTCTTCTGGTTGAATGCAAAGCGCCATTTATTCCTGTAAATGACATCACTTTTGCCCAAATCAGCCGCTATAATTTCACTTTGCAGCCAGCATATCTGGCAGTCACAAATGGCATGAGCCATTATTGTTTCAAGGTTGAAAATGGTCAGGTCAAATTTCTGGACGATTTTCCATTTTATAGAGAATGGAATAAAGAAGAATTTTAG
- a CDS encoding NAD(P)-dependent alcohol dehydrogenase has product MIATKGYAVHSSDDKLAHWDFDRREVGPKDVLIEIIFSGVCHSDIHQVRGEWGNSTYPMVPGHEIVGKIVKIGDEVTKFQVGALAGIGCMVDSCRECNNCKSGHEQFCQKGQTVFTYNSVERDGVTPTYGGYSNQIVCDEAFVVSVSDKLPLEGVAPLLCAGITTYSPLKRWKIGPEHKVAVLGLGGLGHMAVKFAAAFGAEVTMLSTSPSKEADAKRLGAHKFCNTKDAAQVKEFTSYFDFIIDTVSAPHDYDMYLNMLHTFGTMICVGIPPEPIHLNGFALLGQNRTLTGSNIGGIEETQEMLDYCAEHNIVSDVEVIKMDYINEAYERVLKSDVKYRFVIDVATI; this is encoded by the coding sequence ATGATAGCTACAAAAGGATATGCTGTACACAGCAGCGATGATAAACTGGCTCACTGGGATTTTGACAGACGCGAAGTTGGTCCGAAAGATGTATTGATTGAAATTATTTTCAGCGGAGTTTGTCACTCCGATATTCATCAGGTGAGAGGTGAATGGGGAAATTCAACTTATCCAATGGTTCCTGGCCACGAAATTGTGGGCAAGATTGTAAAAATCGGAGATGAGGTTACCAAGTTTCAGGTTGGTGCTTTGGCTGGAATCGGTTGTATGGTGGATTCTTGTCGGGAATGTAATAATTGTAAAAGCGGACATGAGCAATTTTGTCAAAAAGGCCAGACTGTTTTCACTTACAATTCTGTGGAGAGAGATGGAGTAACGCCAACTTATGGGGGTTATTCAAACCAGATTGTTTGTGATGAAGCTTTTGTAGTAAGTGTTTCTGATAAACTTCCGCTTGAAGGAGTTGCGCCGCTTTTGTGTGCAGGAATTACAACATATTCTCCGCTGAAGAGATGGAAAATCGGACCGGAACATAAAGTTGCGGTTTTAGGTTTAGGCGGTTTGGGACATATGGCTGTTAAATTTGCAGCTGCTTTCGGTGCAGAAGTTACTATGTTGAGTACTTCACCATCAAAAGAAGCAGATGCCAAAAGACTTGGAGCGCATAAATTTTGTAACACAAAAGATGCGGCTCAGGTGAAGGAATTTACCAGCTATTTTGATTTTATAATCGACACTGTTTCTGCACCACATGATTATGATATGTATCTGAATATGCTGCATACTTTCGGCACGATGATCTGTGTCGGAATTCCGCCGGAACCTATTCATTTGAATGGTTTTGCCTTGTTAGGCCAAAACAGAACACTGACGGGTTCAAACATTGGCGGGATTGAAGAAACGCAGGAAATGCTTGATTACTGTGCAGAACATAATATTGTTTCTGACGTCGAGGTGATCAAGATGGATTATATCAATGAGGCTTACGAGAGAGTTTTAAAAAGCGACGTGAAATATCGTTTTGTGATTGATGTCGCCACGATTTAA
- a CDS encoding alpha-amylase family glycosyl hydrolase, with protein sequence MHPNLPKFIPKVCYEIFVRSFCDSNGDGIGDLNGIISKLDYLADLGIEAIWLTPIHPSPSYHKYDPVDYYGIEPEFGTIEIFKQLLTEAHNRNIVVYLDLIVNHTSTYHSWFVEASKGPENPFRHFYWWLSPEKIEELGIAKRQTSDDSDEVYPWHEIPGDNEKYYGLFWKGMPDLNYDSEPLKKELAKIITFWLEEIGIDGFRLDAARHIYPIWEKDKNHDFWEYFNGVVQKAKPDAYTVAEVWAETWEVAPYLENLNATFHFDLSFALQRIVIQEKDENLIQQLLASYSQFEVFNPDFIDAIMLTNHDQDRIGSVVGNHLGKIKLAATLLLTLPGQPYIYYGEEIGMLGRKPDPYIREPFLWSENETDPVKTNWLKAEFSTLKTIEPLSIQENNPDSIYSHYKKLIHLRKTVPALGQILKPNLEEVESLDNEILAYVRTHETEPVFIIHNLSSEIKKITLPDSKLNFQEIIFSTNKSSILENGILELTSYGSLILKEKSAPISGITLPTVV encoded by the coding sequence ATGCATCCCAATCTCCCGAAATTTATTCCCAAAGTTTGTTATGAAATATTCGTCCGGTCCTTTTGTGACTCGAACGGAGATGGAATAGGAGATTTGAACGGTATTATTTCAAAACTGGATTATCTGGCCGATCTTGGGATTGAGGCGATCTGGCTCACACCTATTCATCCATCACCAAGTTATCATAAATACGATCCTGTCGATTATTACGGAATCGAACCGGAATTCGGGACAATAGAAATTTTCAAACAACTGCTTACCGAAGCTCATAACAGAAATATCGTTGTTTATCTTGATCTGATCGTCAATCACACCAGCACCTATCATTCCTGGTTTGTGGAAGCGAGTAAAGGTCCGGAAAATCCTTTTCGCCATTTTTACTGGTGGCTGTCTCCTGAAAAAATTGAAGAACTTGGCATTGCCAAAAGACAAACTTCGGATGATTCGGATGAAGTTTACCCCTGGCATGAGATACCGGGAGATAATGAAAAATACTATGGACTCTTCTGGAAAGGCATGCCGGATCTTAACTATGATTCGGAGCCGCTAAAAAAAGAACTGGCGAAAATCATCACTTTCTGGCTTGAAGAAATTGGTATTGACGGATTTCGCCTCGATGCTGCCAGGCATATTTACCCGATTTGGGAAAAAGATAAAAATCATGATTTCTGGGAATATTTTAATGGCGTTGTACAGAAGGCGAAGCCAGATGCTTACACCGTCGCGGAAGTCTGGGCGGAAACCTGGGAAGTAGCACCTTATCTGGAAAATCTCAACGCCACTTTTCATTTCGATTTAAGTTTTGCGTTGCAACGGATTGTTATTCAGGAAAAGGATGAAAATTTAATCCAGCAATTACTGGCAAGTTATTCCCAGTTTGAAGTTTTCAATCCTGATTTTATTGACGCGATCATGCTGACAAATCATGATCAGGATCGGATTGGAAGTGTCGTTGGAAATCATTTGGGAAAAATAAAACTGGCCGCTACACTTTTACTTACCTTGCCCGGACAACCTTATATATACTATGGCGAGGAAATTGGTATGCTCGGAAGAAAGCCGGATCCATATATCCGCGAACCTTTTCTTTGGTCAGAAAATGAAACGGATCCAGTAAAAACCAATTGGCTGAAAGCAGAATTTTCCACGCTAAAAACGATTGAGCCACTTTCCATTCAGGAAAATAATCCTGATTCTATTTATTCACATTACAAAAAGCTGATTCATTTACGAAAAACGGTTCCGGCTCTTGGACAAATTTTAAAGCCAAATCTTGAAGAAGTCGAATCTTTGGACAATGAAATTCTCGCTTATGTTCGCACACATGAAACAGAGCCGGTTTTTATTATTCATAATTTAAGCAGCGAGATAAAAAAGATAACACTTCCTGATAGTAAATTAAATTTTCAGGAGATAATTTTTTCAACCAATAAATCTTCAATTCTGGAAAATGGAATACTTGAACTTACTTCTTATGGAAGTTTGATTTTAAAGGAAAAATCAGCGCCGATATCAGGTATTACTTTACCAACAGTAGTTTGA
- a CDS encoding DUF6814 family protein, producing MNTLKRILGVVWIILGPTIILFLFMQAAEKIAAAAVGIARTNTTLQWSIIIIIFIPICAGLMIFGYYGLKGEYDRLPGNSDEL from the coding sequence ATGAATACTTTAAAAAGAATTTTGGGCGTTGTCTGGATCATTTTGGGTCCGACGATCATTTTATTTTTATTTATGCAGGCCGCAGAAAAAATTGCAGCCGCTGCGGTTGGAATAGCGCGAACGAATACCACTTTACAATGGTCGATCATCATTATCATATTTATCCCGATCTGCGCTGGACTTATGATTTTTGGTTATTATGGGCTAAAAGGAGAATATGACCGGCTGCCGGGGAATTCGGATGAGCTTTAA
- a CDS encoding Maf family nucleotide pyrophosphatase produces MFQLSKPLILASNSPRRKQLLQETGFDFEVEVLPTDESFPDNIPTHEVAGYISSQKAEVFRNLHPEKIILTADTVVIVGETILNKPQDIPDAVRMLKMLSGNTHEVTTAVSLLADDHVYTISDTALVTFRTLEDTEINYYIEHYKPFDKAGAYGVQEWIGMVGINRIEGSFYTIMGLPVHVVYQLLKPFLITQS; encoded by the coding sequence ATGTTTCAGTTATCAAAGCCGTTGATTCTGGCTTCCAATTCCCCTCGCAGAAAACAATTATTACAGGAAACCGGATTTGATTTTGAAGTAGAAGTACTCCCAACCGATGAATCTTTCCCTGATAATATTCCAACGCATGAAGTCGCCGGATACATTTCTTCACAAAAAGCAGAAGTTTTCAGAAATCTTCATCCTGAAAAAATTATACTGACAGCTGATACCGTCGTTATTGTTGGAGAAACCATTTTAAACAAACCACAAGATATTCCGGATGCGGTGAGAATGTTAAAAATGCTATCCGGAAATACACATGAAGTTACAACGGCCGTTAGTTTATTGGCGGACGATCATGTTTATACCATTTCCGATACGGCGCTTGTCACGTTCCGGACATTAGAAGATACCGAAATAAACTATTATATTGAACATTATAAACCGTTTGATAAAGCCGGTGCCTATGGAGTTCAGGAATGGATCGGCATGGTGGGTATTAATAGGATCGAAGGTTCATTTTATACCATTATGGGACTTCCGGTTCATGTTGTTTACCAATTATTAAAACCGTTTTTGATAACACAAAGCTGA